The genome window GGTGCTCAATGTGTCCCCGTGTCCATTTTTGTGTCATTAAGGTGCCCCCATGTCGATTTTCGTGTCATTTAGGTGTTCTctggtctattttggtgtcattaaggtgtccccatgtATGTTTCTGGGTCctcaaggtgtccccaggtctattttggtgtccttaatgtGTCCCCATGTTTGTTTCTGGGTCctcaaggtgtccccaggtctatttttgtgtccttaaggtgtccccgtGTATGATTCTgggtccttaaggtgtccccaggtctattttggtgtccttaaggtgtccccaggtctattttggtgtccctaaggtgtccccaggtctattttggtgtcaatAATGTGTCCCCATAgttttacaggaaaataatcagccactgcattttatttttttttcttaaaatagatttttattccTTACAGTTGGAGGAATTCACTCATCAGTGTGGGGATGTTGTATGGCTCACGTCATTTGCAGCTGGATCTGATCAGAGCTGTTATTGGCAGATACCTTTAGATTTATTCTTAATTGGAGGAGTTGCAGCCACATGAAGAAGCTTTGAGCACAgtctttaaatgttttctgcACTGATTTAGAGGAGAAATAGAGAACAAACGGGTCCAAGCAGGCGTTGAAGCTGCTAAAGAGCATGACATGCACTCTCCACCAAGGACTGTACCAACCAATGAAACCTTCTACAAAGGACACTCCGAGGGGCAcgaaacaaatcataaaaacCAAAAGGGTGGATATGGCAAGCCCAATGGCTCTACAACGCTTCATGGGCTTGATGTTGTCTGCCTGGGAGAGTCTGAGAATGATGCTGATGTAGCAAAAGCAGCAGATTATAATGGGTATAAAAATGCCTAATATGGACACCCCTAGACGCCCAGGCAGCAGGATTTTCAGCTGTTCTTGAGTGAAGTTCCAGTAGCAGCTGGTCTGGTTTGTCGGATCAACGCCGGCATTGCTTTTGTCCGAATAGTTGTACTGCAGGTACAAAACAATACTGCAGTGGGCCATGTTGACCACCCAAATAATAACACTGGTGATGATGGTATGTCGAAGATGCCGCTTGAGTTTGTACCTGATAGCGAAGATCACTCCCAGATAACGCTCCACACTAATGGCCATTAAGAGGAGGGTGCTATTGTAAAAGTTAATCGCGAAGATGTAAGTTGCTAGAGGACAGAGGAAGTGGCTCATTGTCCATTCCATATCAGCTGCCTCTTTATAGCGAATGGGAAGGGAAATGAGGAAAATCAAATCCGAGATGTTGAGGCTGAGGAGGAGCATGTCAATGGGCTTGGCCTCTTGTTTCACCTTTTGGATTAAGACGTAGAGGGACAGCAGGTTGCCTGGAAGACCTGTGATCAGTATTATGCTGTAGACGGCCAAGACCAAACCTCTGAGATCGTATGTCCACTTCATTATGACTTGTGCACTAAATGATGAACAGTGGAAACAGAAAAATCAAGATATCAAGTCAGAATATTTTGAGTTTTATAGCTTCAATTCCCACTAAACAATCAAATTGAAACAATTTTGGTTAACTTTAAGGAGTTTAACTCCTTATGTTACAGGTAAAGCAG of Hemibagrus wyckioides isolate EC202008001 linkage group LG23, SWU_Hwy_1.0, whole genome shotgun sequence contains these proteins:
- the LOC131344119 gene encoding free fatty acid receptor 2-like, producing the protein MKWTYDLRGLVLAVYSIILITGLPGNLLSLYVLIQKVKQEAKPIDMLLLSLNISDLIFLISLPIRYKEAADMEWTMSHFLCPLATYIFAINFYNSTLLLMAISVERYLGVIFAIRYKLKRHLRHTIITSVIIWVVNMAHCSIVLYLQYNYSDKSNAGVDPTNQTSCYWNFTQEQLKILLPGRLGVSILGIFIPIIICCFCYISIILRLSQADNIKPMKRCRAIGLAISTLLVFMICFVPLGVSFVEGFIGWYSPWWRVHVMLFSSFNACLDPFVLYFSSKSVQKTFKDCAQSFFMWLQLLQLRINLKVSANNSSDQIQLQMT